The genomic interval ACGACCCGGATCGGTTCTTCCGGGACTACATCATGGCGGCTCCGGAACCCGACTACGATTCTTCCGTCAGTTCGTACAAATTGTACGATATCTTCCGGGAGATCGTTACCGAGAAGCTTCCTACGGAGAACACCTCGTTAAGTGACTACATCGATGGGATGGTCGACAAGGCGACTCTGTACGTCGAGTTGACGCAGGGACAGGTGGACAGCGTGGGGAGCGCAAAGACGCAACGCCAGATTAATCAGCGTCTGGAGAACCTCGATGCAATCAATTCGATAAACACCCGTCCACTCCTGCTCCGATCCTTCGACGAACTCGACGCCAATGATATTCTGGAGGTGTTGCGCATTGTCGAGAAGTTCATGCTCCGCTGGCAAGTCGCAGGGTACGTAAGCGGGTCGCGGTTGGACAAAATCTTCTCCTCGCTCTGCTCGAACGCCTTCGATGAAGACGACCCGGTCGGAGAAATTCGGGACACACTCGCCAGCGAGGGACCGACCGACGCCGAATTCCGGTCCAGTTTGGTCAGCAAAGATCTGCCTCGAAACGCACGTACCAAGTACCTTCTCGATACGCTCGAACGCCGCCACTTCATGCCCTCCGGTGAGGGGAAACAAGTGGCGGACCGTTCTATCGTGGATATCGAGCATATCGCCCCGGACAAAGCCTTCTCCGCGAAGAAGTACACTTCGTGGGAAACCTACCTCGATGCAGACGAAAGTACCTTCGAGCAGTACAAAGACAGACTCGGGAATCTGACGCTCTTGGAGAGTCGGCACAACGCCCGAGCTGGAACGAATCCGTTCGAGGAAAAGAAGCGTGAATACCGGACCTCAGACTTCGAGATGACGCAGGCAATCTGCGACTACGAGAGCTGGTCTACCGAAAAGATAGAGGAGCGCACCGAGGAGCTTGCGGATATCGCTGTCAAAATCTGGGCTATCAAATAAGGGGATTGTGGAATGTCTGGTCTCCGAACTTTGCTCTCCAATGAATGGTTTTATGTACTAAGTATATCGTGATTCATCTATGCCTATACCGGATCCAACTAGTCCTTCTTCCCCTCATATTGATAGTATTCAACCAACTTGGAGAGATTTACCATATGCTTGCGAGTTAGTTCGTTTCACCTACAATCATCCGAGGGAATCCTTCCCCGACATTCGTGAGGGGCTCATCCAACGGAGTACAAAAACCAAAGTCAAGCAAACCCTCAATTTTCTAGGAAAAATAGAAGTTCTCGATAAAAAGACTGGCTTACTTCCCTTGGGAGAATGGTTAGCAGAAAAATACAGCACACCGCATCAAATGACCATTGGTGATTCGGCCTCAGTAGGAATAAAACAGGATCTCTCAGGTAGCGAGGCCAGAGTCTGGAAATATCTTCTTTTTAATAATGACTGGGTCCCAATGCTTGGAGCGATAAATCAGTTAGCAACCACCTCTGTTTCGACCAAAGAGACAGAATCGCGGGCAGAAGAATTCTATACTCGGCTTAGCCACCTCACAGAGTATAAGAAATATAATAGTATTAGCACTAAGAAAAAGAAGGCACAGGTTCATTTTCAATGGCTCCAAAAGGTCGGTTTAGCAAAGATTGACAAACATGAGAAAATGTCCCTTACGAAGAAAGGGGAGTTCCTTCATGAGCAACTCCGGCCTCACTATCACCCTAATTGGCCTTCTTCTCAAAATGAGTCGAACTAGCTGACTGTTTTGCCGAAGTGGGATGATGAGAATTAGCCAAAACAGCGTGTGATTAATACAGAGAAGCACAAGATTCAGGTATGAACCCTGAAGATGGTCTTACAATCGCATCTAATTACGATATATGACCGATAAGAATCGTAACGTTCATAATATTGGGTCTGGCCGCCGGTATATCATCGGCGATGCAGTTGAAGAGCTTCGAAATATAGAATCACCTGCTGATCTCATTTGTCTTGACGATGCATGGGCAAGACCGCAACGGGCTAATCAATTCGGTGTTATGTATCCTACCCATCGATTTTCAGAATCGGAGAGCCAACGGGCATCAGACGAATCAACAACGACAATTGAGATTCTTGACGCTTGTTGGGAGGCCCTTACAGAAGGCGGCTGGTTAATAGCAGATGCTGACGACTGGCTCTTGCCTCGACTTATTGAGTATCTTGTCAGAGAGTGGGGAGACGTAGTAGAAGATTACAAAGGGGGTGGATATCGGCGAATTGGTGGAGTTACGTACATTGCAAAAAGTACCAAAAGACCGGATAGAAGTACTGCAGGAGAATATTTTACTAACGGTGGGTATCCTGTTGTTTTTGCACACAAAGGAAGTACAGACCGGAAGTCCTCAACATCTGCTCGGCAAATAGCCCACAGGCAACATGATAAATTCGGCTGGGGGAGTGTAAAACCAATAAAGCCATATAAGAAATGGATTGAAGGTCTTCTCACTGAAGGAGACCATCTCGTCGTCCCTTGTGCAGGGACTGCACCCGCTGCTATAGCGGCAGAGCGCGTTTTTGGCACAGCGGCTCGGTACACATGCATTGACATTGAGAAAGAGGCATTTGAGGCCTTTCAGATCCGGCGTCAGGAACAGTTGGATAGCATCCAAGAGAATATTAAGCCTAAATTTTAGTACTTAAAAAACAAGAGTTGAAATTAAATTCGTGTAGCCTCTACTCATTGAAGTTCGTAAATCCGACTTGAGATGACTTTTTA from Halorussus salilacus carries:
- a CDS encoding DUF262 domain-containing protein, with the protein product MGSNLNISATESTVDSVLIDNNRYEVPDYQRRYSWDEDQWEAFWSDLNSLEEGDTHFLGSIVVIQHSPIDSLNWRELVDGQQRLTTITILLSVMRERYLEEGDQNNHAETIKDDYLAERDLDNNQFPKLTLSKFDNEDYQAILEGRTSGVDNEQLENAVEFFRKKIADCDLEEVDELRKRLLSSMTLVIIDCDSEQSAFRLFETLNNRGLELSAVDLMKNFLLQVASDSGSADYDYIKGQWETILETVVREINDPDRFFRDYIMAAPEPDYDSSVSSYKLYDIFREIVTEKLPTENTSLSDYIDGMVDKATLYVELTQGQVDSVGSAKTQRQINQRLENLDAINSINTRPLLLRSFDELDANDILEVLRIVEKFMLRWQVAGYVSGSRLDKIFSSLCSNAFDEDDPVGEIRDTLASEGPTDAEFRSSLVSKDLPRNARTKYLLDTLERRHFMPSGEGKQVADRSIVDIEHIAPDKAFSAKKYTSWETYLDADESTFEQYKDRLGNLTLLESRHNARAGTNPFEEKKREYRTSDFEMTQAICDYESWSTEKIEERTEELADIAVKIWAIK